In Verrucomicrobiota bacterium, a single window of DNA contains:
- a CDS encoding M48 family metallopeptidase: MKYVRRDLGESAENSSGGGRRGLLKEILVLSSLTIGALVVIYLVVGWVTDFAVARISPETEAEIFEGFMVDHFSELVPEELEEKWALAESIFEKLQSSPGVPPLPYRLAYSGEEQANAFAVPGGLIVLTRGLLETLEEEIAIAFVIAHEYGHFAGRDHLQRLGRQIGTGTALLVLTGGGSSIVDSTTQLVDLKYSRDEERAADRFALQSLDAVYGEREGAERLFEILEESRGIPAWAYMFTTHPSNLERIRQIREED, encoded by the coding sequence GTGAAATACGTTCGCCGAGATCTCGGTGAAAGTGCCGAAAACAGCAGTGGTGGCGGTCGCAGGGGATTGCTGAAGGAGATTCTGGTGCTTTCCAGCCTGACCATTGGCGCGCTTGTGGTGATCTATCTTGTTGTGGGTTGGGTAACCGACTTTGCCGTTGCGAGGATCTCGCCCGAAACGGAAGCCGAGATCTTTGAGGGCTTCATGGTGGATCATTTTTCAGAACTGGTTCCGGAAGAGTTGGAGGAGAAGTGGGCGTTGGCGGAATCGATTTTTGAGAAACTGCAATCCAGTCCCGGTGTGCCTCCTCTTCCCTATCGCCTTGCCTACTCGGGCGAGGAGCAGGCAAATGCCTTTGCCGTCCCGGGAGGATTGATCGTTCTGACCCGAGGTCTTCTCGAAACCCTCGAAGAGGAAATTGCTATCGCTTTCGTGATTGCTCACGAGTACGGGCATTTCGCTGGGAGGGATCATCTGCAGAGGCTTGGGCGACAAATCGGAACGGGAACCGCGCTTCTGGTTCTGACTGGTGGAGGAAGCAGCATCGTCGATTCGACGACTCAGCTGGTTGACCTTAAATACAGCCGGGACGAAGAACGGGCAGCGGACCGATTCGCCCTCCAGAGTCTCGATGCGGTCTACGGCGAGCGTGAGGGAGCGGAAAGGCTCTTCGAGATTCTTGAAGAGTCGAGAGGGATTCCTGCGTGGGCTTACATGTTCACCACTCACCCTTCAAACTTGGAGCGAATCCGGCAAATTAGGGAGGAAGACTAA
- a CDS encoding heavy metal-binding domain-containing protein — protein sequence MHTFEITIIALAYALPILLAALGLFAGSWLERRHFASIRRREQELGELPVFPTRTTDSDRTVESSQLVVSSIVVSLDYFKKVLASIRKIFGGQIRSYESLLDRAKREAILRLKEQVPDCDAIINLRLETSTLASIHDRRNGIGGVEVVAYGTAIHYR from the coding sequence GTGCACACGTTCGAAATCACAATTATCGCTCTGGCCTATGCCCTGCCGATCCTTTTGGCAGCCCTTGGGCTTTTTGCCGGCAGTTGGTTGGAAAGACGGCACTTTGCTTCGATTCGGAGACGTGAGCAGGAGTTAGGGGAGCTTCCTGTGTTCCCGACGAGGACCACCGACTCGGATCGCACGGTTGAAAGCAGTCAGCTCGTGGTTTCCTCCATCGTCGTCTCCCTCGATTACTTTAAGAAGGTCCTCGCCTCGATTCGGAAGATCTTCGGAGGTCAGATTCGCAGCTACGAGAGTCTTCTTGACCGCGCCAAACGGGAGGCGATTCTTCGACTGAAGGAGCAGGTTCCGGATTGTGACGCGATCATCAATTTGCGTTTGGAGACTTCGACGTTGGCAAGTATCCACGACCGTCGCAACGGGATCGGCGGAGTCGAGGTCGTCGCCTACGGAACGGCAATTCACTACAGGTAG
- a CDS encoding YbjQ family protein, with protein sequence MPDYPDVILTNVETVPGKQIVEHYGLVTGNTVRSKHVGRDIAAGFKNLVGGELKGYTELLVDARTQSTSRMVEQAVALGANAIVNVRFSTSAVTQGAAELYVYGTAVRVQ encoded by the coding sequence GTGCCCGACTATCCTGATGTAATTCTCACCAACGTAGAAACAGTGCCCGGCAAACAAATCGTGGAGCATTACGGTCTGGTTACGGGCAACACGGTTCGGTCCAAGCACGTCGGACGTGACATTGCTGCCGGGTTCAAGAATCTTGTTGGGGGCGAATTGAAGGGTTACACCGAGCTGCTCGTTGATGCGCGGACCCAATCGACCAGCAGGATGGTGGAACAGGCGGTAGCGCTGGGTGCGAACGCGATTGTGAACGTTCGATTTTCTACCTCTGCCGTTACACAGGGAGCTGCTGAGCTTTACGTTTACGGAACTGCGGTCCGGGTTCAGTAG
- a CDS encoding metallophosphoesterase, whose amino-acid sequence MKLLVVSDLHFALPQMDWLMSNAERYDAVIIAGDLLDIAGRIPIGNQIVIVLKYLERISERRPLLVCSGNHDGDSVTMHNEYVASWLEQANNVQTFVDGESTRLGDMLVTILPWWDGPETRREMDEFLEKEGKKESPLWLWLHHAPPQGSPISWTGKKDAGDPNLNRLIARYRPDFVFCGHIHNSPFRSGGSWHDKVDGCWVFNSGKQIGEIPAHISIDFDKKEATWVSLAGVESVSLA is encoded by the coding sequence ATGAAACTTCTCGTCGTATCCGATCTTCACTTTGCGCTCCCGCAGATGGACTGGTTGATGAGTAATGCCGAGAGATATGATGCCGTCATCATTGCCGGTGACCTTCTCGACATCGCCGGTCGGATTCCCATCGGAAACCAAATTGTTATCGTCCTCAAATACTTGGAGAGAATCTCCGAAAGACGCCCTTTGCTCGTTTGTTCGGGCAACCACGACGGTGACTCGGTTACCATGCACAATGAGTATGTCGCCAGTTGGCTGGAGCAGGCGAACAATGTGCAGACATTCGTCGACGGCGAGAGCACCCGTTTGGGCGATATGTTGGTCACTATCCTACCCTGGTGGGACGGTCCGGAAACCCGCCGCGAAATGGACGAGTTCCTGGAAAAAGAGGGCAAGAAAGAAAGCCCTCTCTGGCTCTGGCTTCACCACGCACCACCGCAAGGCTCCCCGATTAGCTGGACAGGAAAAAAGGACGCCGGGGATCCCAACTTAAACCGATTGATTGCCAGATACCGGCCGGACTTTGTCTTTTGCGGTCACATCCACAATTCGCCCTTTCGTTCCGGCGGAAGTTGGCACGATAAAGTAGACGGGTGCTGGGTCTTCAATTCCGGAAAGCAAATCGGGGAAATTCCGGCTCACATCTCGATCGACTTTGATAAGAAAGAAGCGACCTGGGTATCTCTGGCAGGTGTCGAATCGGTTTCCCTAGCGTAA
- a CDS encoding cyclic nucleotide-binding domain-containing protein has protein sequence MDQSCLKQFPIIEREEGDEIIVQGSRVSGLFFLESGAVEIIKNGIHMTQINNKGASFGEMAYFLDGVSTATVRVKEPSTFRFIEDSEVLLENSPDLLLYVAKVMAHRLDAINNYLSEVKRQYGGQDNHFDLLDDILRAVIVRHPAKVPEREVPDEDDPPIPGAR, from the coding sequence ATGGATCAATCGTGCCTAAAACAGTTTCCGATCATCGAAAGAGAAGAGGGTGACGAGATCATTGTTCAGGGGAGCAGAGTTTCGGGACTTTTCTTTTTAGAGAGCGGGGCTGTCGAGATCATCAAAAACGGCATCCACATGACCCAGATTAACAATAAAGGGGCATCTTTTGGGGAAATGGCTTATTTTCTCGATGGTGTGAGCACGGCCACTGTGCGTGTGAAAGAACCCTCGACCTTTCGGTTTATCGAAGACTCAGAGGTCCTTTTAGAAAACAGCCCGGACCTACTGCTCTACGTGGCCAAAGTGATGGCTCACCGGCTTGACGCGATCAATAATTATTTGTCTGAGGTCAAGCGACAGTACGGTGGCCAGGACAATCATTTCGATCTGTTGGATGATATCTTGAGGGCTGTCATTGTTCGGCATCCGGCGAAGGTTCCAGAGCGAGAAGTTCCCGACGAAGACGATCCGCCAATTCCGGGCGCTCGATAG
- a CDS encoding TIGR03643 family protein: MSKSRVGDISGELRDKIIRMAWADRITFEEIERKTGLPEAEVIRVMRLSLKDRSFRLWRKRVSGRVTKHEKRLRKSTKRVSSSQLENHEME, from the coding sequence ATGTCCAAATCGAGAGTAGGCGACATCTCTGGCGAACTGCGAGACAAGATCATCCGGATGGCTTGGGCCGATCGGATCACTTTCGAGGAAATCGAGCGGAAGACTGGTTTACCCGAAGCGGAGGTAATCCGAGTGATGCGCCTCTCGTTAAAGGATCGGAGTTTTCGACTTTGGAGAAAACGGGTGAGTGGGAGAGTCACCAAGCACGAGAAGAGGCTCCGTAAATCGACCAAGAGAGTCTCGTCTTCGCAACTGGAGAATCATGAAATGGAGTAA
- a CDS encoding DUF3253 domain-containing protein: MQDSDFEKDEAERIEDAIHDLLSQRKAGGTICPSEVARRLYPQEEWRSKMTRVREVAFAMVESGRIEITQGGKVVDARNTKGAIRLRRHFPV; this comes from the coding sequence ATGCAAGATTCCGACTTTGAAAAAGATGAAGCCGAGAGAATCGAGGACGCAATCCACGATCTTCTGTCTCAGCGAAAAGCCGGGGGAACCATCTGTCCGAGCGAAGTTGCAAGGCGACTCTACCCTCAAGAAGAATGGCGGTCGAAGATGACCCGCGTTCGTGAAGTAGCCTTTGCAATGGTCGAGTCAGGCCGAATCGAAATCACTCAGGGAGGAAAGGTTGTTGACGCGCGGAACACAAAGGGAGCGATCCGATTGAGAAGGCATTTTCCGGTCTGA
- a CDS encoding RNB domain-containing ribonuclease: MYTKETIITHMLKADFAPATSEELASGLSVPDSKREDFSTTLEKMQTAGLIVRLKRDRLCLPRDADLVTGIIHFRQTGKAVIRPDSKTYQATLDPVDIRSDDTGLALHGDRVVARLDSERPRKIHRGRGRRNFSHREPAKRTGRVIRILERARTSLPGTLKKARHAFYVIPDDPRIIQDILVPPPGTEGTPEAKVGDKVIVRLFEWTQRHMNPEGEIIEVLGRTHEPMAEYKAILHKFDLDPDFPDEVMQQVENVPSSVSTEGRRGRLDCRDLFTVTIDPDDAKDFDDAISLEKLEDGNWRVGVHIADVNAYVKPGSPLDIEASKRGNSTYLTGTVIPMLPHKLSNGICSLVEDEDRLTKAVFLDFTPQARLVSWRFANTVIRSNKRLTYRQAYAMMTENDLDAIRNAPLPPKHQTGSIGRDLKSLDSEEIKELRKTIRKLWFFAERLRKGRMKDGSLDLDMPEVKIYVDETGAADRIESIVNDESHQLIEEYMLAANEAVAKEIRRLGLPCLYRVHDEPDTEKLEEFREYLATVGLSVGDLTRRREITRMLTAINDHPQAYTLRIQFLRSLKQACYRASPDGHYGLCKNDYTHFTSPIRRYSDLIVHRVFENLLLKRGIDSAPKNLGIVYTQAKLESIGEHLSITERNSTDAERESVKVKLLEFFERELAKPGKKTIFDAVITDVKNHGLFIELSHSLAFGLVHISTLRDDHYLVSHDGTSLRGKRKGRTYRLGETIRVVTERVDRFKRQIDFAPAG; this comes from the coding sequence ATGTACACAAAAGAGACCATAATTACCCACATGCTAAAGGCGGATTTTGCACCGGCAACCTCCGAAGAGCTGGCCTCGGGTCTTTCCGTGCCCGATTCGAAGAGGGAGGACTTTTCTACCACCCTCGAAAAGATGCAGACTGCTGGTCTAATCGTCCGGCTGAAGCGGGATCGCCTCTGCTTGCCGAGAGATGCCGACCTTGTGACCGGAATCATCCATTTTCGACAAACGGGAAAGGCCGTAATCCGACCCGACTCAAAGACCTACCAAGCCACCCTCGATCCCGTAGACATTCGCTCCGATGATACGGGGCTGGCACTTCACGGAGACCGCGTAGTTGCCCGGCTGGATTCGGAGCGTCCCCGAAAGATCCATCGAGGGCGTGGACGAAGGAATTTCTCCCACCGCGAGCCTGCCAAACGAACCGGCAGAGTGATCCGGATTCTCGAGCGCGCGAGAACCAGTCTTCCTGGCACCCTCAAGAAGGCTCGCCACGCGTTTTACGTGATTCCTGATGATCCGCGCATCATTCAGGATATTCTAGTGCCTCCGCCAGGAACTGAAGGCACGCCAGAGGCAAAGGTCGGAGACAAAGTAATCGTTCGTCTCTTCGAATGGACTCAGCGCCACATGAATCCCGAAGGCGAGATCATCGAAGTGCTCGGGCGAACCCATGAACCGATGGCCGAATACAAAGCCATCCTTCACAAATTCGATCTCGATCCCGACTTCCCGGACGAGGTCATGCAACAAGTAGAAAACGTTCCTTCTTCGGTTTCCACGGAAGGTCGCAGGGGACGTCTGGACTGCCGTGATCTATTCACCGTCACCATAGATCCCGACGACGCCAAGGATTTTGACGATGCGATTTCACTTGAGAAGCTAGAGGACGGAAACTGGCGGGTCGGTGTTCACATCGCCGACGTCAATGCCTACGTCAAGCCCGGCTCCCCCCTCGATATCGAGGCGTCCAAGCGAGGCAACTCAACTTATCTGACCGGGACAGTCATCCCGATGCTCCCGCACAAACTCTCAAACGGCATCTGCAGTCTGGTCGAGGATGAGGATCGCCTTACAAAGGCAGTCTTTCTCGACTTCACCCCTCAGGCGAGGCTGGTCTCGTGGCGTTTTGCCAACACTGTCATCCGGAGCAACAAACGGCTTACCTATCGGCAGGCCTACGCCATGATGACCGAGAACGATCTCGATGCGATTCGCAATGCACCTCTCCCACCCAAGCATCAAACCGGATCGATTGGCAGAGACCTAAAGAGTCTCGATAGCGAAGAAATAAAGGAGCTCCGCAAAACGATCCGGAAGCTCTGGTTCTTTGCTGAAAGACTCCGCAAGGGCCGGATGAAAGATGGTAGCCTCGACCTGGATATGCCCGAAGTGAAGATTTACGTCGATGAGACAGGTGCTGCCGACCGAATCGAAAGTATCGTAAACGATGAGAGCCACCAGCTCATTGAGGAGTACATGCTCGCTGCAAACGAGGCGGTTGCGAAAGAGATCCGCCGCCTCGGTCTACCCTGCCTGTATCGAGTCCATGACGAGCCGGATACAGAGAAGCTGGAAGAGTTTCGAGAATATCTAGCGACCGTTGGCCTTTCTGTGGGGGATCTGACTCGCCGGCGTGAGATCACCCGAATGTTGACGGCAATCAACGATCATCCACAGGCCTACACGCTCAGGATCCAGTTTCTCCGTAGTCTCAAGCAAGCCTGCTACCGCGCCTCGCCGGATGGCCACTACGGCCTCTGCAAAAACGACTACACTCACTTCACCTCCCCGATCCGCCGCTACTCGGATCTAATCGTCCATCGAGTCTTCGAAAACCTGCTTCTCAAACGCGGAATCGACAGTGCTCCAAAAAACCTCGGTATCGTCTACACTCAGGCAAAGCTCGAATCGATCGGAGAACACCTCTCCATCACCGAAAGAAACAGCACGGACGCTGAACGGGAATCGGTAAAGGTTAAGCTGCTTGAGTTCTTCGAACGGGAACTCGCAAAGCCAGGCAAGAAAACGATCTTTGACGCAGTGATCACCGATGTGAAAAACCATGGTCTCTTTATCGAGTTATCCCACTCTCTAGCCTTCGGCCTCGTCCACATTTCTACTCTCCGCGACGACCACTATCTCGTTTCCCACGACGGCACCAGCCTCAGAGGGAAGCGTAAAGGGCGGACCTATCGTCTCGGGGAAACCATCCGCGTAGTCACCGAGCGAGTCGACCGCTTCAAGAGACAGATCGATTTCGCACCAGCCGGGTAA
- a CDS encoding LptF/LptG family permease: protein MIFGKLHRYVLFEVFVFVAGAVAVFLFVFLTGNAVRGAIAMLAEGQISLRLFFQILWMMIPYVGVYALPLGFLAGILLALGRLSSTREILAMKASGSSVWSIARPIFLMALIGCGFSAWFNNELGPKNKGAYRERLANSLEEDPLRFFKAGSFVRDFPGYVVFVQERDGEEMRGFEVWELGDEGRVSRYLHAESARIEFLREQSTLLFTLRNGRFEDREPNPNYDQPPTISLIGNIKEFPLRLELDSILRRGTDFSQKPSYLTFSQLREQIREDPENSLEYRVQIQQNLAMSISIFSLVIVAIPLGIRVGRKETLTNLGVALGLAMLYYFLVTVATWFMEVPAALPELLIWLPNVLFISLGIWLMNRANQH from the coding sequence ATGATCTTCGGGAAGCTTCATCGATACGTGTTGTTCGAAGTGTTCGTCTTCGTAGCAGGCGCAGTAGCGGTTTTTTTGTTCGTATTCCTCACGGGTAACGCTGTTCGCGGAGCAATTGCGATGTTGGCGGAGGGCCAGATTTCACTTCGTTTGTTTTTTCAGATTCTCTGGATGATGATCCCCTATGTGGGAGTATACGCGCTCCCGCTCGGTTTCTTGGCAGGAATTCTCCTCGCGCTCGGGAGGCTTTCCTCAACAAGGGAAATCCTCGCAATGAAAGCGTCGGGATCGAGTGTGTGGTCGATTGCACGGCCTATCTTTTTGATGGCGTTGATTGGTTGCGGATTTTCGGCGTGGTTCAACAACGAGCTTGGTCCGAAGAACAAAGGAGCCTACCGGGAGAGATTAGCGAACAGCCTCGAAGAGGATCCGCTCCGCTTTTTCAAGGCAGGGTCCTTCGTTCGCGATTTTCCGGGGTATGTCGTTTTCGTTCAGGAACGCGACGGAGAGGAAATGCGGGGGTTTGAGGTTTGGGAGTTGGGAGACGAAGGGAGGGTGAGCCGCTACCTTCACGCGGAATCGGCACGTATCGAATTTTTGCGAGAGCAATCCACCTTGCTCTTTACTCTGCGGAACGGCCGATTCGAGGATCGTGAGCCCAATCCGAACTATGATCAGCCTCCTACGATCAGTCTCATTGGCAACATAAAGGAGTTTCCCTTGCGACTGGAGTTGGATTCGATTCTCCGTCGTGGAACGGATTTCTCGCAAAAGCCATCTTACCTCACCTTTAGCCAACTTCGGGAGCAGATTAGAGAAGATCCGGAAAATTCTTTGGAATATCGTGTCCAGATCCAACAGAACCTCGCTATGTCGATTTCGATTTTCTCGTTGGTCATTGTTGCGATTCCGCTCGGGATTCGAGTGGGCCGGAAGGAGACGCTCACCAACTTGGGTGTAGCCCTTGGGTTAGCGATGTTGTATTACTTTTTGGTGACGGTTGCGACTTGGTTTATGGAGGTGCCGGCGGCACTACCGGAACTGCTGATTTGGCTTCCGAACGTTCTCTTCATCTCCCTCGGAATCTGGTTGATGAATCGGGCAAACCAGCATTGA
- a CDS encoding glycosyltransferase family 2 protein has product MKKLNVSVCILAKDEEANLPRCLAPLEAFDEVIVLDSGSEDKTVEIARQWGATVIEESWQGFGATRKKLFQAASKPWILWLDADEVVPQGLVDEIQKVAGMKSNRNGFWINRITYIGKKRFHHGNWYPDWNLRFFRTEGWFMEERDVHERIQVHGETGRFFSCIDHYSYRNWAERKERSQRYAKLWAAEAFRDGRRVTFFDQVGHSFACFVKAFFLKLGFLDGFSGLRLAFSNASEVSDKYRRLRLSWTRYGAGG; this is encoded by the coding sequence GTGAAAAAGTTAAACGTCTCGGTCTGTATCCTGGCGAAGGACGAAGAAGCGAATCTTCCTCGGTGTCTTGCACCTCTGGAAGCTTTTGACGAAGTCATCGTGTTGGATTCCGGGAGCGAGGACAAAACCGTGGAAATCGCCCGGCAATGGGGGGCTACCGTAATTGAGGAGTCCTGGCAGGGCTTTGGTGCGACCCGCAAGAAGTTGTTTCAGGCTGCCTCGAAACCGTGGATTTTGTGGTTGGACGCAGATGAGGTGGTTCCACAGGGCTTGGTCGATGAGATCCAAAAGGTTGCGGGGATGAAGTCCAACAGGAACGGGTTCTGGATCAACCGTATCACCTACATTGGCAAGAAGCGTTTTCATCATGGCAATTGGTATCCGGATTGGAATCTTCGCTTCTTCCGCACCGAAGGTTGGTTCATGGAGGAGCGGGATGTTCATGAACGGATCCAAGTGCACGGGGAGACGGGTCGCTTCTTCTCCTGTATCGATCACTACAGCTACCGCAATTGGGCGGAGCGAAAGGAACGGTCGCAACGATATGCAAAGTTGTGGGCTGCAGAAGCTTTTCGGGACGGGCGGAGAGTCACCTTTTTTGACCAGGTGGGCCACTCTTTCGCCTGCTTCGTAAAGGCGTTCTTCCTTAAACTGGGTTTTCTGGATGGTTTCTCCGGGCTTCGCCTAGCCTTTTCGAATGCGTCGGAAGTGTCGGACAAGTACCGGCGGCTCCGCCTTTCTTGGACAAGATATGGGGCTGGAGGCTGA